CATCCTCTTTGGGCGACATTGGCCATTTGTCTTGTTGATATCTGGCAGTGGACGCCTTTTGCCTTCATCATTCTCCTGGCAGGGTTACAATCGATTTCTGACGAGATTTACGAAGCCGCTGTTATCGATACGTCTTCGAGCTGGGCAATTTTCCGGCACATCACCCTTCCTCTCCTCTCGCCGGTCCTTGGAACCGTCATCATGCTCCGCATGGTTGATGCTTTTAAGGCCTTCGACATTCCCTTTAGCCTCACAAGCGGTGGTCCGGGAACGGCAACAAGAACCCTTACCTTCTACATTTACACTCAGGGTCTTCGAAACTTCGACCTGGGCTATGCCAGCGCCATGGCCTATTTCCTTTTAGCCATCACAATGATTATCGGGCTCCTCTTTTTCCGGAGATACCGGGAACTCTACGAGTAGGGGAGAGAGACGATGCACAGGAGAAAAGGCTCCATCGTTGCGGAAGTCCTAACGTGGGTGGTTGTGGTCATTGCCATCTTGTGGGTGCTTTTCCCCTTCTACTGGACCGTTATTACATCCTTTAAAAAACCGGCGGACGTCTTTCGCCTGAGTAGCATTCCCTGGCTCCAGTTCACTCCGACCTTGAGTAACTGGCAGACGGAATTCACGCAGCGGGGTCCAGAAATTCTCCGGGGAATCACGAATAGCATCATCATCGCCGTTTTTGCTTCGCTCATTGCCGTGGCTTTGGGAACCCTTGCGGGATATGGATTAGCCCGGTACAAGTACGTGAAATGGCGGAACCAGAGCATGGCGTTCTGGTTCCTTTCCCAGCGCTTCCTCCCTCCTGCAGCCACAGTTATTCCTTTCTTCCTCCTCATGAAGTCTTTAGGTCTTTTGGACACAAGAGTGGCCCTTATTCTTGTCAACACCACCTTTGCCATGCCCTTTGCCGTACTCATTATGAAGGACATGTTCCGGGAGCTGCCGGTTGAGCTTGAGGAAGCTGCGTTGGTTGATGGATGCTCCCGGTGGGAAGCTTTCTTGCGGATTGCCCTGCCTCTGGCGGCGCCAGCGCTTGTAGCGACAGTCATTATCTGTTTCTCTTTTGCCTGGAACGAGTTCCTCTTTGCCCTCGTTCTCACCTACAAGAACGCAACCCCTATGACCATTATCATCGCCGGTACAGAGCACACTCAGGGAGTGCAGTTCTGGTACGTCTCAACGAGGCTTCTCCTTGCCATACTCCCACCGACTCTCCTTGCCCTCACTGTCCAGCGCTACATCGTTCGCGGCCTCACCATGGGTGCGGTGAAGGGATGACAAAAAAGGGCCGCTTCGGCGGCCCCGTTACTTTGATGCTGCGGATTCCCCGAGGATCTCCTTGATAGAAATGGCACAGCTGTGTTCGGTTTTGACCCACCGTCTCTGGTTCCAGGAGAGCAGAACACCCGAAAAGACAATGGGTATCCAGCTTAAGCCGTACACCGTGTACAGGGCAAAGTAGGGAAGGTACCGCAAGGTGAAGCGGCCCTCCTTGAGGGAAGGACCAAGGACCACCTGGTAGGCGCTCTGGACAAGGGCAAGGGGAATCCAGAGGTACAGGTACAGGAGAGAAGATGTGTTTCCGCAAACTCCCCGCCTCAGGGCTTCAAAAGCTACAGAAACTGTGGTCAGGACGATGCTCAAAGGTGTGAAAAGGTAGAGAAGGTAGTCCAGGTACTGGAGATGTCCGCTGAGGAGGAATTTCAGGAGAAGTTTCCATCCATACCGCCAGAGGATGAAGGAATGTCCCTGCATCCAGCGGGTGCGCTGGCGGTGGCTTGAGGCGTAGCAAGTTGGTTTCTCATCATAGGTTATGGCCCACTCGTTCCAGTGGACTTTGCCTCCCGCAAGCACCACCTGAACGCTGAACTCGAGATCTTCGGTGAGACTCTTCAGGTTCCATCCCAGACGGGAAATGCAGGAAGTCCTTATGACAAGGCCTGTGCCTCCTAAGGTAGCTGAGAGTCCCCAGTTTGCCCGGGCAAGTTGCCAGAACCGGTTGGCGTACCAGTACGCCAAAGCGTACATCCTGGTGAGCCAGGAGTGATCCGGATTTTTCGTCTCAAGGTACCCCTGGATGACTTCTGCGTCCTCGTGGGCCTCAAGGTAGTCGTTCATCCGGGAGAGAAACTGAGGATGGACGAGGTTGTCAGCATCAAAGAGGGCTATGGCATCGTGCGTTTTACCAGGGCGTTTGGGGTCGTTTCGTTCAAGGACAAAGGCTCCATGGGCAAGGGCAACTTCTTTGGTCCGGTCGGTGCAGGCGTCGCAGGCGACGTAAACGTCGAAGAACTCTCTTGGGTACTCTTGTCTCTTCAAGCTCTCAAGGAGTGGCCCCAGGACTTTCTCCTCGTTGTGAGCAGGGATGAGGACGGCGAATTTCCTGAACCGTCGAGCTCTTGGAAGAGGACGAGGGGATTGGAATCCCCGAAGGGCTACGATGGTCTCGTAGACCCAAAAGCAGTACAGGAGAAGGGCGAGAACTCTGAGCGGTTCCAAGGAGTCGTCGACCCATTGCTCGGATAGTGCGAGAAAGGGATGCATTTCCAGAACCCCCCTCAGTGGTACTTGAGAACTTGGGAAACTCAAAAGAACGTAGTACGCCTCAGGGGGGAAGTCAAGGACTTTCTGGAGTTACCTACCGTTTCGTTCACGGCGCAAGACAGGTAAAATTTGGCATTCTCAAGCTTTTCGCCGATTCCCCTAAGGTAGTTCCTGAGCGTAAGAGCTGAGAGGATTTGTGTCTTGCATTCATTGCGGTAATGAGGT
This is a stretch of genomic DNA from Candidatus Caldatribacterium sp.. It encodes these proteins:
- a CDS encoding carbohydrate ABC transporter permease is translated as MHRRKGSIVAEVLTWVVVVIAILWVLFPFYWTVITSFKKPADVFRLSSIPWLQFTPTLSNWQTEFTQRGPEILRGITNSIIIAVFASLIAVALGTLAGYGLARYKYVKWRNQSMAFWFLSQRFLPPAATVIPFFLLMKSLGLLDTRVALILVNTTFAMPFAVLIMKDMFRELPVELEEAALVDGCSRWEAFLRIALPLAAPALVATVIICFSFAWNEFLFALVLTYKNATPMTIIIAGTEHTQGVQFWYVSTRLLLAILPPTLLALTVQRYIVRGLTMGAVKG
- a CDS encoding glycosyltransferase family 2 protein; amino-acid sequence: MHPFLALSEQWVDDSLEPLRVLALLLYCFWVYETIVALRGFQSPRPLPRARRFRKFAVLIPAHNEEKVLGPLLESLKRQEYPREFFDVYVACDACTDRTKEVALAHGAFVLERNDPKRPGKTHDAIALFDADNLVHPQFLSRMNDYLEAHEDAEVIQGYLETKNPDHSWLTRMYALAYWYANRFWQLARANWGLSATLGGTGLVIRTSCISRLGWNLKSLTEDLEFSVQVVLAGGKVHWNEWAITYDEKPTCYASSHRQRTRWMQGHSFILWRYGWKLLLKFLLSGHLQYLDYLLYLFTPLSIVLTTVSVAFEALRRGVCGNTSSLLYLYLWIPLALVQSAYQVVLGPSLKEGRFTLRYLPYFALYTVYGLSWIPIVFSGVLLSWNQRRWVKTEHSCAISIKEILGESAASK
- a CDS encoding sugar ABC transporter permease, whose translation is VALGYLGVMMFYEENGPINVLLKYIGLGKVPWLSHPLWATLAICLVDIWQWTPFAFIILLAGLQSISDEIYEAAVIDTSSSWAIFRHITLPLLSPVLGTVIMLRMVDAFKAFDIPFSLTSGGPGTATRTLTFYIYTQGLRNFDLGYASAMAYFLLAITMIIGLLFFRRYRELYE